The genomic segment TCGTCAAAGTGGTGTATTGAAGAATTGGTGGAGATTATGAAGTGTAGAGAAAGGTTAGGTCAAACTGTGATGGCTGTTTTTCATAAAGTAGATCCATCTGATGTAAAATGCTTGACGGGAGACTTCGGGAAGGCTTTCAGAAAAACTTGTGCCGGTAAAAGTAAGGAGGACATTAAAAGATGGAGACAAGCTTTAGCAAAAGTGGCCACAATTGCGGGTTACCATTCAAGCAACTGGTTGGTCTTTTCTAATTctacttgtttttttgttttaaatggtGAGAGACTAtaatgtgtttttggttttgaatttgataaacTCACTAATCATccaatcaagattttgttagcTTAGTAGAAATGTATAAAGTTATTTCTCTTCGGTTGTTATCAAAAATCTTGAAACGAAAGTCCAACaacccaaaaactaaaataaatctCTACAAAAATCACTCTTCTATCAAGGTCGTAATTGGGGATTTTACTCATTTTaccattttctttaaaattaccAATATTTAAGATTGCCAGTTTTTCGTACTTGTCCTTCGACCAAATTTGTTCctcaaacctaacacttaaAACTTGctgaaaaattatttgtttgttaatcaAATGTATTTATGCACTTGTGTAGTAAACTCTAATTTTGTGTTTAGTTAGAATTGAGTCAATTGACCAATTTACCCACCAATTTAAGTGCTaagttttgatataaaaaagCTTGTAATGGACAAGTTTTGATACaccaaaacatatatgtatatatatggataaaaaaaagttaagtacCATTTTAAAGAAGTACTCGATATACAAGGAAAAAATGAAATGGGCGTTTCTTTATCAATATTAGGCTCATCAAATGTAATACATAAAGTAAATACTTAAAATATCACTAAAACAATTagtttcaaaaatacaaatatacccCAAATTTGTAGTAAAcgttttttaagttttaggatttgattgttgttatgaagtatggttttttttttaaaaaaatatataatatttgtaagttttatcCAATATTGAGCtagaaaaccaaataatttgaaTGCGCATGTAATCTGTCATGACTATTTATCGGATGTATTTATCTTTCCTCTTGTAAGGGACAATGAAGCGTCCATGATTGAAAGAATCGTAATTGATGTTTCAAATGAGTTGATTAGTTCTGCCCCATCAAGCGATTTTGACGGTTTAGTTGGAATGAGAGCTCATATGGAAAAGATTGAGCCGTTTTTAGACTTAGACTCCAATAAAGTAAGGATGATAGGGATTTGGGATCCCTCTGGAATTGGCAAGAGCACCATTGCTAGATTTCTATTTGAAGAATGCTCTCATGAGTTCCAGCTTAGTGTTTTCATGGAGAACATCAAAAGAAGGTATCCAAGACTTTGTCACGATGAATACAGTACAAAGCTGCAATTACAAAAAGAGTTTTTGTCTCAAATAATAAACCAAGATGATATTAAGATTCATCATTTAGGAGTTGTAAAAGACAGATTAAAGTACAAGAGAGTGCTTATTGTTTTTGATGATGTGGATCAGTTGGTGCAACTAGATGCAATGGCAAAAGAAAATGGGTGGTTTGGTCCTGGAAGTCGGATTATAATCACAACGCAAGATAAAAGGCTTTTGAATGCACATGGAATTAAACATATATACGAGGTGGGGCTTCCATCTGATGATGAGGCTCTCGAAATCTTCTGCATGTATGCTTTTGGTCAAAAGTCTCCATTTGATGGTTTTGAGAATCTTGCTTTGGAAGTTACAAAACTTTCTGGTAAGATTCCTTTGGGACTAAAGGTTATGGGAGCTTATTTTAGAGGAATGTCAAAGCATGAGTGGAAAAAAGAACTACCAAGGTTACGGAATAGCCTTGACGGAGAAATTGAAAGTATTTTGAAGTTTAGTTACGATGCATTAcgtgaagaagacaaagatgttTATCTTTGTATAGCATGGTTTATCAACAATGAATGGATTGAGAAAGTGGAAGAGCATCTCCCAAAGAATTTTGTTGATGTGAGCCAAGGTCTTCACATCTTAGCTGAGAAATCTCTCATCTCTATTAGTTGGGGATATATATGGATGCATGATTTGCTAGCACATTTTGGTAGAAAGATTGTTCGTAAACAGTCAATTCATGAACCTGGGAAACGTCAACATTTGGTTGATGCTGGAGAGACTTGCCAAGTATTGGAGAATGATGCAACAGTAAGTTTTCACATTAATCACTCGTCGAGTGTTCCCctacaaaatttgataaaaacaaattttacttATGTATCTTATGCATTTTGTTGGTTAAGAAGttttatattgaaattaaagaagaaataaaaaaatgatacaaatgCCAAGATGCATTTTTGTATTACCTAATCCCTAATTATGATCTCGATTCTTGTTCAATGCAAGAGAAAATCAAATCAGAACTCGTGGAAATGGATTTTCGTGGGGATGTGACAATCCAGGTTACGGTATTTAATAAGTAATCAGGCCGAATCTTTTGATTATAATTTCACGTTGAATTGATACGTAGAAACAATGAATAAGTTGTTCAACATGCAAGatatatacagtagaacctctacaaattaatactctttaaattaatactcgctataaattaataaattcttccggtTCCGAGTtgggccagtgtaaaaaatgacatatttcgataaaataataagataataacttttttggaaatcttatataaaaatatggtctcatcaatatcataattaataatcatataaactgatatatatatatatatatatatctatatatctaagaaaattcaGTAAAATATGACTATTGTTATTtgcctattcttgaatttgcatttttgttggagTTCATCTCATCTCATTTTTCATTGTTGTATTCTCAAATCACATCCATAAATTGTGAAGAGTCAtagatgcgataattgcttctttagtaaTTGGTTTTAAAGGTACCACAATATCTTCtgcgacttcatcattaccataaaTAATAGTcataacaattttttctaaactctaaacttctaacatttttcatttttacctagataatctaTTATACAATTGAcattcatcctattacgataaccaaaattataaattaagaaaattctttaaaaatgtgaatgataacaaaaatatcttattatgtaatagaaaaatttcaatatgaaaatgagaaaatctcttcataaattaaaacttctataaattaataaaatttcatggtcccgaccttattaatttatagaagttttactgtatacTGCACTATGTACGGGTGATATCGATCTATTTTACTGATCTCAccaaatatttgttttcctaGTAAAggacataaaatatatttatgaaatgactcattccaaaaatatataaaaattcaaaataaaagaaacggACCACAATCTACAAGTTGAAGCTGATAGAATCGATGGATCGTTAATGATCCTCAAAACTCTATGATTCTGCAAGGATCATCTTCAAGACCCTTTGTTCCCTCAGCTCTAGTGGCAGAGGCACTTGCAATGAAAGCTGCGATTATATTAGTGCAGCCATAGCCTCGGGTGTATCTAGGGTGGCATGCTCCTCAGGTTGTTGTCAAGAACTTGTTATTTTCTTCAATCCCACGGTCATACAAATGAGCAAGATGATATTTCAGCATCTATCTCTTTGCTTGAAAgtaattcctttttttatttctttttcattttatactGCGTTCAAAGAGCACCAAGCAAATTCTTTGGCAAAGACTGCTCTGTtatcttttaacatttttcagTTTCTCCCTACTTATAAAGAAATTTtgcccaagaaaaaaaataataagtgaTGGATCCTTTGTAATCCGTAGGTTGGTTAGTTATTCCATCGATGGCAAACGGGTCAACCCGCTCGGTAAGACCAACCTAGATCATACATTACTAAATTTGGGCCGGTTCATATTTCGGCTTAGTCCATGAGACTTGATGTGTTTTTGCCAACGGAAATGAAGCCGAAGTTAAAACTTTGATCTCGTTATTGGGATATCGTGTATAAATCATATCCCATATGTGAAATTgcatgtattaaaaaaaaaaaaaagaaaaaaagaaattgcatGTATGAACTCAATAATTTTCCCATGAAACTGTTCTCACTCTTGCTTATTTCCAATCTATCATATGATTGTAAAGAGTGGTGGAGCCATCTATTTGTATGAATTCAAATTAGTTAAcagggtttgtttgttttcctcaCAAAGCCATTTGGCCACACGTGGATAAGGAACCAAAGTATCGGTTGGTCACACAGTACTTTCATTTCGAAATTTCCAGAATGATAATAATTTATTCtatcttctcctttctttaCGTGTATACAATTcgtcttttttttattctttccgtttttaaatgatttttaaacttttttaaaaaatataattatttaatttttcataagtttatgcaaaattaattaaattgtattagttttgacaatttttattatatgaattatttttcattgatttaattttgtgttaatagatattaaatgatattatttttttgaataagtaaaaattaaataattttttaatccgTATGTACAActctaaaaaatcatataataaaaatagagAATATATAATAAGTGTACGGCAAAAATAAATACTTGGACGAGAAGAcctttagtatatgttgttggAGGTCTCACACAATCATTCTATCTGCTATTTCTTTAACTCGCTCATAGTACTCAGCAAAATCTCCTGATTTATCCTCACACACATTACACTTGTGTTTGTAATTGACCGATTTTGCATGACAACCCATTTTCTTAAATAgctttatgttttctttaacaAACTTAGATTTGTGTTTCCTCCTCCGTATTTACGTTTTGCCAGATTAAGAAATCATTTTTAGAGACATATTGatgttatattttaaagaatttactGTTTGTAGAGAAATATTGATGTTATCTTCTAAGTGCCATGATTTTCATATAGTGTTGGCCCTTAGCATAGTCACACAAACGATTGTTTAAAGCCATGTTTGGAagcataaaaattattttaaagattttggtgGTTGGTGGGTATATTTTGtacatttttatcattttaatgCAGATAGTTCTTTAGTTTATAGGTATTCTAAGTTGTTTTTAACATGTATTGTTTTGTGAAATCACATGAAGTTACAATATTTTGTAAAGCTTTCAAGTAACTTAGGCAAAAAAACTTACCAAGATTAGTTTATCTTAAAaggtatatatgtatttatctattaaattaattttgcagTTCTAACATCTTCAAAatgaatcaaaccaaattatatattactgtaataaactttaaaaaaatattttgaatgataataaatcataaattataaaattgttcGTTAGatatcataaattttgttttgctttggttTCTATAAACGTTTAGACCGGCATGTCTGGATAAAATCCTAGAGGAAAAGATACTTTGTAAATAGGAAGATCAAGTATGCAGGAATAGAATAGCAAGAACTAACCTAAAGGATCCTAGAGagcaaacaaaaacatgaaaaactttattaaatctCAATGGAGTAATATGGTATATATAACATTTACATCTCTTAAACTTATATTTTGCTACACAATTTATTTGTCTCTTTATTTGACTGGAATAATAATATGTACCACACACACCTTTGGATTATTAAAGCTTTTGAACAGAGGAAATCACATACCTTTTATATCCACTAGCTAGCCTCCTTTGGATTGTTGGTGCTCGCGCGGAGAACATTAACATAAAAAAGCTAAAATCcgagaaaaaaatggaaaaattaatTCAATCTCAATTGACGGGCTATATAATAGACTTCTATTTGCTACAGTACCATTTAACTAACTGACCAACAAAATCTCCGagaatttgttttttggaaTGATTGTCAGGTTGGAGTTGAATCATAGACATATTGTTGATACAGAGATATAGGCAATTTCAGTTTTAAGTGTTCAAAGGtcacaatcaaattaaaaaaggaCTATTTTAGtatacttatatattaattttcgatttattttactgttttgttttaaaagacgGGAACAAGTTCGAACCAAAGACATTACatccacaaaacaaaattaagaccACTATACTATACTAAagtaaattttttgaaatatgagGCCGAAAATTTGCACGCGAATAATTTATGTGCGTGTGCCTGCAATGGTAGAATCGATACGTGGCGCAGCTGAGGTGTTCACAGTCTCTTAAGCTGATAAGAtgataacataatataaatatgaatagacTTATAAAAGGAATTCAATTGGTGAGGATCGATTAGGATCAGAGAGTGAGTGAGTAAGGCTCGGGGGCGCCACGAGAGGCATGGGATTGGGCTTTGATTTGACAAGTTTGAGCTCTGTCCTTGACTCTTTGGCACAATGACCTACGTccttttttctcaaaaacattATCGAAGCCAATTAAGAAGTATTATAGTAGTAACTTTGGAAGATAAGGAAACAtgattttcataatataaatataaccaAATATACTAGTTCTAAGTTCTTttcataataaaaacaattgaGGAACTAAACTTCAATGATGAATTGTTACTAAACATTCTTACATTTGAAACCTAATGCGATTTCCACTTTCATCTCCATCTATGTTATAtatttgctaaatgtaaatatattacatatattttatcgACTTTTGGGAGAAAATTAGATTATTACATATGAAGTCAAATTTCCGGTTTAGATTATTTGTATTGTAGTTTTTCTTATACGAACTGAGACAGTGAGACATGATTAATAAAATCGTCTCCGGATTTACTTCTCGCAACTCGattctaattatatttaaacatgtaagatttttggttttaattggtAATCCTCGGAGAttctataaatatttcattaatcCAAAGGTCATTCTTTTGTCCGGAAGTTTGATCCTTG from the Camelina sativa cultivar DH55 chromosome 12, Cs, whole genome shotgun sequence genome contains:
- the LOC104731325 gene encoding disease resistance protein TAO1-like codes for the protein MIERIVIDVSNELISSAPSSDFDGLVGMRAHMEKIEPFLDLDSNKVRMIGIWDPSGIGKSTIARFLFEECSHEFQLSVFMENIKRRYPRLCHDEYSTKLQLQKEFLSQIINQDDIKIHHLGVVKDRLKYKRVLIVFDDVDQLVQLDAMAKENGWFGPGSRIIITTQDKRLLNAHGIKHIYEVGLPSDDEALEIFCMYAFGQKSPFDGFENLALEVTKLSGKIPLGLKVMGAYFRGMSKHEWKKELPRLRNSLDGEIESILKFSYDALREEDKDVYLCIAWFINNEWIEKVEEHLPKNFVDVSQGLHILAEKSLISISWGYIWMHDLLAHFGRKIVRKQSIHEPGKRQHLVDAGETCQVLENDATVSFHINHSSSVPLQNLIKTNFTYVSYAFCWLRSFILKLKKK